In a genomic window of Flavobacterium lipolyticum:
- a CDS encoding carboxypeptidase-like regulatory domain-containing protein — protein MKNIFVFVIFLMTSLCVAQTVRFDGFIQDEKKNPLEMANVMAVNTATKAMDSYGITNDKGKFQLTLKPNTSYSIKISYLGMKSKEIAISTQTANIAQNIVMDDAGIELEGVEIVREMPVSIKGDTIVYNADSFKSGTEKKLEDVLKKLPGVEVNADGEIEVEGKKVSKLMVEGKDFFDGDTKLGVKNIPADAIDKIQVLRNYNEVKALKGLENDQDNVAMNIKLKEGKKNFWFGDVTAGIGVAELDSRYIINPKLFYYSPEYSINLITNFNNIGELPLTAQDYFKFTGGFKNMMKKGGSNFNVSSNDLGISILRNNRAKEIETKFGATNFAYTVTKKWNISGFGILSTSKTDLETKSKTTILDSGNEQKRDELTHQKNNLGLFKLSSSYKPNEKFQFDYDILTKLSKQNEDTSLLRESVVSNISALETILTNKRQDPTSVNQDLSLYYTQSDKNIFAFEMQHLYQDENPFYNANLRTQPFDLAGYTSGQNRNDLNQERFVKTNKIDAKLDYYYMVTPKSNINITLGNTFSYQDFNSHIFQILDNGTKNDLNDPTNNNQVQYNFNDAFLGFHYKILAGKFTLTPGVSVHTYNMKNTQSGTGYSQNFIKVLPDFFALYQIKKSETLTYNFSLSNDFTDINQLASGYVLSDYSSLFRGNRYLENATSQVHSLRYFKYNMFNFENIFANATYTKKVDAIKTKANFEGINQSSSPYNSNLADETFTGMGNYGRSFLKNYKASVNASFNWSKFNNIQNNVLATTESFSQSYTVRASTNYKNFPNIEFGYNALINKYSGSTFYTDKPFARLDYYFLKSFSFVSEYEFYHYYNGNKTVDNEYDFLSASLIYQKKDSKWEYKIAATNLLNTKYLNDDSFSQFSTRVSQYTVQARYIIFSMKYNL, from the coding sequence GAAATTGCGATTTCAACCCAAACCGCCAATATCGCCCAGAATATTGTGATGGACGATGCCGGAATTGAATTAGAGGGTGTTGAGATAGTGCGTGAAATGCCGGTGTCGATTAAAGGCGATACTATCGTTTACAATGCCGATTCATTTAAATCCGGAACCGAAAAAAAGCTGGAAGATGTATTGAAAAAACTGCCGGGTGTTGAGGTAAATGCCGATGGAGAGATTGAAGTCGAAGGCAAAAAAGTCAGTAAATTAATGGTCGAAGGAAAAGACTTTTTTGATGGGGATACGAAACTCGGGGTTAAAAATATTCCGGCCGATGCCATTGATAAAATTCAGGTTCTGAGAAATTACAATGAAGTCAAAGCACTAAAAGGTCTGGAAAACGATCAGGACAATGTCGCGATGAATATCAAACTTAAGGAAGGTAAAAAGAACTTTTGGTTTGGCGATGTGACCGCCGGGATTGGCGTTGCAGAACTTGACAGCCGTTATATCATCAATCCGAAATTGTTTTACTACAGCCCGGAATACAGTATCAATCTCATTACCAATTTTAATAATATTGGGGAGTTGCCACTTACAGCACAGGATTATTTTAAATTCACAGGAGGATTTAAAAATATGATGAAAAAAGGAGGAAGCAATTTTAATGTTTCGTCTAATGATTTGGGAATTTCGATTTTGAGAAACAATCGCGCTAAAGAAATTGAAACGAAATTTGGGGCAACAAACTTTGCTTATACCGTTACAAAAAAATGGAACATCAGCGGTTTTGGGATATTATCTACTTCGAAAACTGATCTCGAAACCAAATCGAAAACAACTATTTTAGATTCCGGAAACGAACAAAAAAGGGACGAATTAACGCATCAAAAAAATAATTTGGGACTTTTTAAACTCAGTTCGAGTTATAAACCCAACGAAAAATTCCAGTTTGATTACGATATCTTAACCAAATTATCCAAACAAAATGAAGATACCAGTCTGCTGCGTGAATCAGTTGTGAGTAACATTTCGGCTTTGGAAACCATTTTGACCAATAAAAGACAGGATCCAACTTCGGTAAATCAGGATTTGAGTCTGTATTACACTCAGAGCGATAAAAACATCTTCGCTTTTGAAATGCAGCATTTGTATCAGGATGAAAATCCGTTTTACAATGCCAACTTACGTACGCAGCCCTTTGATCTGGCCGGTTATACTTCCGGACAAAACAGAAACGACTTGAACCAGGAGCGGTTCGTAAAAACCAATAAAATCGATGCTAAATTGGATTACTACTATATGGTGACACCCAAAAGCAACATCAATATTACGCTCGGAAATACATTTTCGTATCAGGATTTTAATTCTCATATTTTTCAGATTTTGGACAATGGAACTAAAAATGATCTGAATGATCCCACGAATAACAATCAGGTACAGTACAATTTTAATGATGCATTTCTGGGATTTCACTATAAAATACTTGCCGGTAAATTTACATTGACCCCTGGAGTCAGTGTGCATACTTACAACATGAAAAATACACAATCAGGAACCGGCTATTCGCAAAACTTTATAAAAGTATTGCCTGATTTTTTTGCCTTGTATCAAATCAAAAAATCAGAAACGTTAACTTATAATTTCTCTTTATCTAACGATTTTACCGATATCAATCAATTGGCTTCGGGCTACGTTTTGTCCGATTACAGCAGTTTGTTCAGAGGAAACCGTTATCTGGAGAATGCCACATCGCAAGTGCATTCACTACGTTATTTCAAATACAACATGTTCAATTTCGAGAATATTTTTGCCAATGCGACCTATACTAAAAAAGTAGATGCTATCAAAACAAAAGCAAATTTTGAAGGGATAAACCAGTCTTCATCGCCATATAATTCGAACCTGGCCGACGAAACTTTTACCGGAATGGGGAATTACGGACGTTCTTTCCTGAAAAACTATAAAGCTTCTGTTAACGCCAGTTTCAATTGGTCAAAATTCAATAACATTCAGAACAACGTACTGGCAACTACCGAAAGTTTTAGTCAAAGTTATACCGTAAGAGCTTCAACAAACTATAAAAACTTTCCGAACATCGAATTTGGATATAATGCACTAATTAACAAATACAGTGGATCAACGTTTTATACGGATAAGCCTTTTGCCAGATTGGATTATTACTTCTTGAAAAGTTTCTCGTTTGTTTCGGAATATGAATTTTACCATTATTACAACGGCAACAAAACGGTGGATAACGAATATGATTTTTTAAGTGCCAGTTTAATTTATCAAAAAAAGGACAGCAAATGGGAGTATAAAATTGCAGCTACTAACCTCTTAAATACAAAGTACCTCAATGACGACAGCTTCTCACAGTTTTCTACAAGGGTTTCCCAATATACGGTACAAGCCCGTTACATCATCTTTTCGATGAAATATAATTTATAG
- a CDS encoding DUF4153 domain-containing protein has protein sequence MSKLPSLQNVLNATLKTILRFPLEILTAILGTVFAIILSEGNYNSPNKEFYEKALMSCSLSLVLFLSVSLFFLAAKKNNFLRFALSIGLGSLVFLFVNTFHKYTTDVEIQQFMVLNIVFHLLVSFAGFLPRAYNQDEFWEFNKQLFLRILTAGLYSIVLYSGLALAILAIDKLFNIDFYDRIYMHVFFVIAGVFNTTFFLSGVPETNNSTAPLVLNYPKGLKNFTQFVLLPLISLYLVILICYEAKILLTLSLPVGWVSYLVLVFAIFGILSFLLVHPIATETANLWMRTFNRWFYFLLIPLLVLLFWAILYRINLYGFTHERYYVLLMSVWLSLVVGYFLIQKHPKIKFIPISLCLAGLFSIAGPQSANSISKYSQLARFESYVQNKTAKKLSFEQQQDLSSIVSFLERNYGVEIMVPYAKTKLETLLKKEKDPSDYEIMEALGYEYQSEYAREEQINDSFYFYYQQNKVLNIHGYDFSVDLSSDNPYECHDCVKIENKSYSLTSTVEDYGLNLEINKESIPLKITDFINTSPDFRRDHDYDKKVTQEVQTSKYKILITYLSASGKIKDNKKTVNRYMINVLVQIKN, from the coding sequence ATGAGTAAACTCCCATCGTTACAAAACGTTCTGAACGCAACGCTGAAAACAATTCTTCGATTTCCTTTAGAAATTTTAACCGCCATTTTAGGAACTGTCTTTGCCATAATTCTTAGCGAAGGAAATTATAACAGTCCCAACAAAGAATTCTATGAAAAAGCTTTAATGAGCTGCTCTTTGAGTCTCGTTTTATTTCTCTCTGTCAGTTTGTTTTTTCTAGCTGCTAAAAAAAATAACTTCCTGCGTTTTGCCCTTAGTATTGGCTTAGGAAGTCTTGTTTTTCTCTTTGTCAATACTTTTCACAAGTATACTACAGATGTCGAAATACAGCAGTTTATGGTTCTGAATATTGTATTTCATTTATTGGTTTCATTTGCCGGTTTCCTGCCAAGAGCTTACAATCAGGATGAGTTTTGGGAATTCAACAAACAGCTTTTCCTAAGAATTTTAACGGCAGGTTTGTACAGTATAGTGCTTTATTCGGGTTTGGCATTGGCAATTTTAGCGATTGACAAGCTTTTTAATATTGACTTTTACGATCGCATTTACATGCATGTCTTTTTTGTGATTGCCGGGGTTTTTAATACCACGTTCTTTTTAAGCGGTGTTCCGGAAACGAATAACAGCACGGCTCCCCTGGTTTTAAATTACCCGAAAGGACTTAAAAACTTCACTCAATTTGTGTTGTTGCCCCTGATTAGTCTGTATCTGGTGATTTTAATTTGTTATGAAGCAAAAATTCTGCTGACACTTTCACTGCCTGTCGGCTGGGTTTCCTATCTCGTTTTGGTGTTTGCTATTTTCGGAATCCTTTCTTTTTTATTGGTTCATCCCATTGCAACTGAAACGGCTAATCTCTGGATGCGAACTTTTAACCGCTGGTTTTATTTTTTATTAATTCCGTTATTAGTATTGCTTTTTTGGGCTATTTTGTACCGAATCAATCTGTATGGTTTTACACATGAACGCTATTATGTACTGTTAATGTCGGTATGGTTATCCCTTGTTGTGGGGTATTTTCTCATTCAAAAGCATCCTAAAATAAAGTTCATTCCAATAAGTTTATGTCTCGCAGGCTTGTTTTCTATAGCCGGACCACAAAGCGCCAATTCGATTTCGAAATACAGTCAGCTGGCCCGTTTTGAAAGTTATGTACAAAATAAAACCGCTAAAAAACTGAGTTTCGAACAACAACAGGATTTAAGCAGTATTGTTTCATTTTTAGAGCGCAATTATGGGGTTGAAATTATGGTTCCGTATGCCAAAACCAAGCTGGAAACCCTCCTTAAAAAAGAGAAAGATCCAAGCGATTATGAAATCATGGAAGCTTTAGGTTATGAATATCAGTCAGAATATGCCAGAGAAGAACAAATCAATGATTCGTTTTACTTTTATTACCAACAAAACAAGGTGCTGAACATTCACGGATATGACTTTTCAGTTGACCTTTCCAGTGACAACCCTTATGAATGTCATGATTGTGTAAAAATTGAGAATAAAAGCTATTCTCTTACCTCTACGGTAGAAGATTACGGATTAAATTTAGAGATTAACAAGGAAAGCATTCCATTAAAAATTACTGATTTTATTAATACAAGTCCTGATTTTAGACGAGATCACGATTATGATAAAAAAGTAACTCAGGAGGTGCAAACTTCAAAATATAAAATTCTGATTACGTACCTCAGCGCCAGTGGCAAAATTAAAGACAATAAGAAAACCGTAAATCGTTATATGATAAACGTGCTTGTACAAATAAAAAACTAA
- a CDS encoding CDC27 family protein, producing the protein MRNFTWSFLMFFCFVFTSFSQTKTLEKGTYLSTNKGQKIKLNLLENNKYELVFYSGDYQIKGDSVSFTSIDKPESGFDLVFKNDKKAKKVKIKFINPSYYSFFIGSQNGSNEIKYQRLSDIWSQENAESANPDAEFEIDRADYLYLVFEDYKGESKVSKFALPKEVSEVTINYQPDLFGNLNISGFFNKNTNELMVSEKSGKDPLIFVNQKNAQPEKTSKVVPLEIKSIVNWTYPGKDIAESEEYAVVVDSAATAADSAYVPEIYDFKFKIQDNLKSALAATAADKTKFLVVAVDTKNPSAKKDFDTFIEKQESLLGVHMATAYSAENDSFNFYLANANDKKWLKSVKITDDKSLIVLNENGDVLASAKSTLLEKEAFFDIYSDFARQLKIADTYYSLGKVVKNKKASDEDLIAAFRKSVLSYDFGNYYTIYDQTNQGDFKFANTKVDLKEVTPVWKKLIETHQKDTKPNMYLVETILKEIKNQGFSKQVSKEDKVLNDTDFLSIDYLIKHYDAIDAERLGYNEKEGEKHNIGSLNQEIAGALQQNKNIVSNEASVAGNQDKTISVYKKLIAAGKGNFETYQNYLAYLAETADNDGSNGAYLKEFNAYFTTNLGDKGNVIERLDQMFGALGTDSEYGFNGWNWFKEYHSNLCNSAAWTVVSRPGNTDFLKSAIGWSEYSLAVTKNNPYYLDTLAQLYYKDGQKNKAIETQILAAKYLNSEVEEQTAVEIRETLTKMQNGTY; encoded by the coding sequence ATGCGCAATTTTACCTGGAGTTTTTTAATGTTTTTTTGTTTCGTTTTTACTTCTTTTTCTCAAACAAAAACGCTTGAAAAAGGAACTTATCTTTCTACCAATAAAGGTCAGAAGATCAAACTGAATTTATTAGAGAATAACAAATACGAATTGGTTTTTTATTCCGGCGATTATCAGATAAAGGGAGATTCGGTATCATTTACTTCAATTGACAAGCCGGAAAGTGGCTTTGATCTTGTTTTTAAAAATGATAAAAAGGCCAAAAAAGTTAAAATTAAATTTATTAATCCGTCTTATTATTCCTTTTTTATTGGTTCGCAAAACGGATCGAATGAGATTAAGTACCAACGATTATCAGATATTTGGAGCCAGGAAAATGCAGAAAGTGCCAATCCTGATGCTGAATTTGAAATTGACCGTGCAGATTACCTGTATTTGGTTTTCGAAGATTATAAGGGAGAAAGTAAAGTTTCGAAATTTGCTTTGCCAAAAGAAGTCTCAGAGGTAACGATCAACTACCAACCCGATCTTTTTGGGAATTTGAATATTTCCGGTTTCTTTAATAAAAATACAAATGAACTTATGGTTTCGGAGAAGTCCGGAAAGGATCCGTTAATTTTTGTTAACCAAAAAAATGCCCAGCCTGAAAAAACGTCAAAAGTAGTTCCGCTGGAAATTAAGAGTATTGTAAATTGGACTTATCCGGGGAAAGATATTGCAGAGAGTGAAGAGTATGCCGTAGTAGTCGATTCTGCTGCTACAGCGGCTGATTCTGCATATGTTCCTGAAATTTATGATTTTAAATTCAAAATTCAAGACAATCTTAAAAGTGCTCTCGCGGCAACTGCAGCTGATAAAACTAAATTCTTGGTTGTGGCAGTTGATACTAAAAATCCTTCTGCAAAAAAGGATTTTGATACTTTTATTGAAAAACAGGAATCTCTTTTGGGCGTTCATATGGCTACTGCTTATAGCGCAGAAAATGATTCTTTTAATTTTTATCTGGCCAATGCCAATGATAAAAAATGGCTGAAATCAGTTAAAATTACGGATGATAAAAGTTTGATTGTCTTAAATGAGAATGGGGACGTTTTAGCAAGTGCAAAATCCACATTGTTGGAAAAAGAAGCATTTTTTGATATCTATTCGGATTTTGCCAGACAACTAAAAATTGCAGATACTTATTATTCGCTCGGCAAAGTGGTAAAAAATAAAAAAGCAAGTGACGAAGATTTAATTGCAGCATTCCGAAAATCAGTTCTATCTTATGATTTTGGAAATTATTATACAATATACGACCAAACCAATCAAGGGGACTTTAAATTTGCCAATACTAAGGTGGATCTAAAAGAAGTGACTCCGGTATGGAAAAAACTAATTGAGACACATCAAAAAGATACGAAACCAAATATGTATCTGGTGGAGACTATTTTGAAAGAAATCAAAAATCAGGGATTCTCTAAACAAGTTTCGAAAGAAGATAAAGTTTTAAATGATACTGATTTTCTTTCGATCGATTATTTAATCAAACATTATGATGCTATTGATGCGGAGCGTTTAGGATACAATGAAAAAGAAGGAGAGAAACACAATATAGGAAGTCTAAATCAAGAAATTGCAGGAGCTTTACAGCAAAACAAGAATATCGTGTCAAATGAAGCTTCCGTTGCAGGTAACCAGGACAAAACAATCTCGGTCTACAAAAAACTAATTGCAGCCGGAAAAGGAAATTTTGAGACCTATCAGAATTATTTAGCTTATTTAGCTGAAACAGCTGACAACGATGGCTCTAATGGAGCTTATTTGAAAGAATTCAATGCTTATTTTACTACAAATCTGGGAGATAAAGGAAATGTAATTGAAAGATTGGATCAGATGTTTGGGGCATTAGGGACTGATTCTGAATATGGTTTCAATGGTTGGAACTGGTTTAAGGAATACCATTCTAATCTTTGTAATTCAGCGGCATGGACAGTAGTATCAAGACCTGGAAATACCGATTTTTTAAAATCAGCAATAGGATGGTCTGAGTATAGCCTTGCCGTTACAAAGAACAATCCTTATTACTTGGATACCCTGGCGCAGTTGTATTATAAAGACGGACAAAAAAACAAAGCAATCGAGACACAAATTTTGGCTGCTAAATATCTGAACAGTGAAGTTGAAGAACAAACAGCAGTGGAGATCAGAGAGACACTAACAAAAATGCAAAACGGAACCTATTAA
- the metK gene encoding methionine adenosyltransferase, with the protein MAYLFTSESVSEGHPDKVADQISDALIDNFLAFDADSKVACETLVTTGQVILAGEVKSNTYLDVQQIAREVIRKIGYTKSEYMFEANSCGILSAIHEQSADINQGVDRAKPEEQGAGDQGMMFGYATNETENFMPLALDLSHKLLQELAILRRENKEITYLRPDAKSQVTLEYSDDNKPTRIDAIVISTQHDDFDEEATMLAKIKKDIIEILIPRIIAKNPAHAHLFNDKINYHINPTGKFVIGGPHGDTGLTGRKIIVDTYGGKGAHGGGAFSGKDPSKVDRSAAYATRHIAKNLVAAGVADEILVQVSYAIGVAEPMGIFIDTYGTSKVNLTNGEIAKKVEAIFDMRPYFIEQRLKLRNPIYSETAAYGHMGRKPETVTKTFSAPGGNEKTVTVELFTWEKLDFVDQVKAAFGL; encoded by the coding sequence ATGGCTTATTTATTTACGTCAGAATCTGTTAGTGAAGGGCATCCAGACAAAGTTGCAGATCAAATTTCGGATGCATTAATTGATAACTTTTTGGCATTTGATGCTGACTCAAAAGTAGCTTGTGAAACTCTGGTTACTACAGGTCAGGTAATTTTAGCTGGTGAAGTAAAATCGAATACTTATCTTGATGTGCAGCAAATTGCCCGCGAAGTAATCCGTAAAATTGGATATACTAAAAGCGAATATATGTTTGAGGCAAATTCTTGCGGGATTCTTTCAGCAATTCATGAGCAATCAGCAGATATTAATCAAGGTGTTGACAGGGCTAAGCCGGAAGAGCAAGGTGCTGGAGACCAGGGAATGATGTTTGGTTACGCTACAAACGAAACCGAAAACTTCATGCCATTGGCACTTGATTTGTCTCATAAATTATTACAGGAGTTAGCTATCTTAAGACGTGAAAATAAGGAAATCACTTATTTACGTCCTGATGCAAAATCACAGGTAACTTTAGAGTACAGTGACGATAATAAACCAACTCGTATTGATGCGATCGTAATCTCAACTCAACACGATGATTTTGACGAAGAAGCTACAATGCTGGCTAAAATCAAAAAAGATATTATCGAAATTTTGATTCCAAGAATCATTGCTAAAAATCCAGCTCACGCGCATTTATTCAATGATAAAATCAACTACCATATCAATCCAACAGGGAAATTCGTTATTGGAGGACCTCACGGAGATACTGGTTTAACAGGAAGAAAAATTATTGTGGATACTTACGGTGGAAAAGGTGCTCACGGTGGTGGTGCATTCTCTGGAAAAGATCCAAGTAAAGTAGACAGAAGTGCGGCTTATGCAACACGTCATATCGCTAAAAACTTAGTAGCAGCAGGTGTTGCTGACGAGATTTTAGTACAAGTTTCTTATGCAATTGGAGTTGCTGAACCAATGGGTATTTTTATTGATACTTACGGAACTTCTAAAGTAAACTTAACCAACGGTGAAATCGCTAAGAAAGTAGAAGCTATCTTTGATATGCGTCCTTACTTTATCGAGCAGCGTTTGAAATTGAGAAACCCTATTTACAGTGAAACTGCCGCTTACGGACACATGGGACGTAAACCGGAAACTGTAACTAAAACTTTCTCTGCTCCGGGTGGAAACGAAAAAACAGTTACTGTGGAATTGTTTACCTGGGAAAAACTTGATTTTGTTGACCAGGTAAAAGCGGCTTTCGGATTATAG
- a CDS encoding M28 family metallopeptidase, with the protein MKNKMILVLIAYGGVVFSQAVKKPLVSAITDKDLKTDMYQMAGDHFNGREAGTLDELKVSMWLANKAKEAGMAPAGDDGTYFQFFDLYRHQVTPNTKFKIGQKEYKLWKDVLVAETTNIKVDAPLVYLGAATKEAIEKADIKGKAVVLLASKEGIADDISLFDRRYPGLVRNKYYDLVVKKGATALIMVADELAEQSWSQVEPQMTRGIYGIEGFRDKIGATMPVFWVHSDQLEYLKNTKDLLSTEVISETYKYPSVNVVGKIEGTDPKLKNEYVLFSGHQDHDGVRQKYGQDSIYNGADDNASTCVAMLAIARAYKKQPGKRTSLFVFHGSEERGLLGSRWYASHTTVPEKDIVAVLNGDMIGRNNVNQAALLGSSSPHENSSDLVAIAKKANDEGPKFDLDKLWDRPEHPEYFYFRSDHLPYARRGIPSVFYTSVLHSQYHTPMDESENIDFVKLRKMTEWMYRTGWILSNDAGRPKTLPNVQLER; encoded by the coding sequence ATGAAAAATAAAATGATCCTCGTTTTGATTGCTTACGGAGGAGTAGTTTTTTCGCAGGCAGTTAAGAAACCTTTAGTTTCAGCAATTACAGATAAAGATTTAAAAACCGATATGTACCAGATGGCCGGAGATCATTTTAACGGTCGTGAAGCTGGAACTTTAGATGAATTAAAAGTATCGATGTGGCTCGCCAATAAAGCCAAAGAGGCCGGAATGGCACCGGCAGGTGATGACGGAACTTATTTTCAGTTTTTTGATTTGTACAGGCATCAGGTGACACCCAATACAAAGTTTAAAATTGGACAAAAAGAATACAAACTGTGGAAAGATGTTCTCGTAGCAGAAACGACGAACATTAAAGTAGACGCACCATTGGTTTATTTGGGTGCAGCCACTAAAGAAGCAATTGAAAAAGCCGATATCAAAGGAAAAGCAGTTGTATTACTAGCTTCCAAAGAAGGCATTGCTGACGATATTTCGCTTTTCGACAGACGTTACCCGGGTTTGGTTCGAAACAAATATTATGATCTTGTGGTAAAAAAGGGCGCAACGGCTCTGATTATGGTTGCCGATGAGTTAGCAGAGCAAAGCTGGTCTCAGGTGGAACCGCAAATGACAAGAGGAATTTATGGAATTGAAGGTTTTCGAGATAAAATTGGTGCTACAATGCCCGTTTTTTGGGTGCACAGCGATCAATTGGAGTATCTAAAAAACACCAAAGATCTTTTATCAACTGAAGTAATTTCAGAAACGTATAAATATCCTTCGGTGAATGTTGTAGGTAAAATTGAAGGAACAGATCCTAAACTGAAAAACGAATATGTTCTTTTTAGCGGACATCAGGATCACGATGGGGTAAGACAAAAATACGGACAGGACTCTATTTACAACGGAGCCGATGATAATGCCAGTACCTGTGTGGCCATGTTGGCGATTGCAAGAGCGTATAAAAAGCAGCCTGGTAAAAGAACTTCTTTATTTGTTTTTCATGGTTCAGAAGAAAGAGGATTATTAGGTTCAAGATGGTATGCTTCGCACACTACAGTTCCTGAAAAAGATATTGTTGCTGTATTAAACGGAGATATGATTGGAAGAAATAATGTCAATCAGGCGGCTCTTTTAGGTTCCAGTTCTCCTCATGAAAATTCATCTGATCTGGTTGCAATTGCCAAAAAAGCAAACGATGAAGGCCCTAAATTTGATCTGGATAAACTTTGGGACAGACCGGAACATCCGGAGTATTTTTATTTCCGTTCCGACCATTTGCCTTATGCAAGAAGAGGAATCCCATCTGTTTTTTATACCAGTGTTTTACACAGTCAATATCATACACCAATGGACGAGTCTGAAAACATTGATTTTGTAAAATTGCGTAAAATGACCGAGTGGATGTACCGTACAGGCTGGATTTTATCAAATGATGCAGGTCGTCCGAAAACATTGCCTAATGTGCAATTGGAGCGTTAG